The following proteins come from a genomic window of Rutidosis leptorrhynchoides isolate AG116_Rl617_1_P2 chromosome 10, CSIRO_AGI_Rlap_v1, whole genome shotgun sequence:
- the LOC139870601 gene encoding uncharacterized protein, which translates to MGDFNVSLKIEESTSGTSRLTLLMREFKECVDQLKMMDVNHTGMQYTWNQRPNMTTGILKKIDRIMANDSFVQDYANAFAIFQPYRNSDHCPAILRIPKIDNSKPKPFRFSNHVAYHEDFKEIESEMLKLFNEAVLDEDRFLKQKANIEWLRVGDSNSVYFHKSSKEKFIEANTCASIADPESLFNKKLPPEISLAMVRPASTSEVRDAVFNVGDGKSPGLDGYSAAFFKQIQSPSKVTDFWPISCYNVIYKNISKIITNRIRVGLNLIVSDNQSAFIPGRRISDNILLTQELMKNYHLARGTPRWMSKNTEIPKPYRYRTGTGTKIPYR; encoded by the exons ATGGGGGACTTTAATGTCTCTTTAAAGATAGAAGAATCTACATCGGGTACTTCTAGGTTAACTCTTCTGATGCGGGAGTTTAAAGAGTGTGTTGACCAGCTGAAAATGATGGACGTTAACCACACCGGAATGCAATATACATGGAATCAACGTCCGAATATGACAACCGGTATTCTTAAAAAGATTGACCGTATTATGGCTAATGATTCGTTTGTGCAGGATTATGCTAATGCGTTTGCAATATTTCAACCTTATCGAAATTCTGATCATTGCCCTGCTATTCTTCGAATTCCTAAAATCGACAACTCTAAACCGAAACCTTTTCGTTTTAGCAACCATGTTGCTTATCATGAGGACTTCAAGGAAATC GAAAGTGAAATGTTGAAATTGTTTAATGAAGCGGTTTTGGATGAGGACAGGTTTTTAAAACAAAAAGCTAATATCGAATGGTTACGCGTGGGTGATAGCAATTCGGTTTACTTCCATAAGTCGTCCAAGGAAAAATTCATAGAA GCTAATACCTGTGCTAGTATCGCTGATCCAGAAAGCCTCTTCAACAAAAAACTTCCTCCTGAGATTTCTCTAGCAATGGTACGGCCTGCTAGTACTAGTGAGGTGCGTGATGCGGTGTTCAATGTTGGTGATGGTAAATCACCGGGTCTTGATGGTTATTCGGCTGCTTTCTTTAAACAG ATTCAATCTCCATCAAAGGTTACTGATTTTTGGCCTATTTCTTGTTACAATGTTATTTATAAGAATATTAGCAAGATTATTACTAACCGTATCAGAGTTGGGTTGAACCTCATTGTTAGTGATAATCAATCGGCTTTTATTCCAGGCCGTCGGATTTCGGATAATATATTATTGACTCAAGAGTTGATGAAAAACTACCATCTAGCTCGTGGTACCCCGAGAT GGATGAGCAAAAACACCGAAATACCGAAACCGTACCGATACCGTACCGGTACCGGTACCAAAATACCGTACCGATGA